In the Cucurbita pepo subsp. pepo cultivar mu-cu-16 chromosome LG17, ASM280686v2, whole genome shotgun sequence genome, GTACCTCGGCGATTGGGTACCGGGATCTAATGGGGGAGGAGGACGGTTTTCATAATAATCGCAGCCATGGGACTCCGACGGCGACGACGCTGCCGAAGATGAGAAGGTCGAAGAGCGATACGAGCTCCATGATGGGATCGGAGCTTCGTGGGTCGGAGATTATGGGGAAAACAACGAAATCGAAGGCGAGTTCTATGGTGGATGGATCGGAAAATTCTAAGACGAAGAAAAAGGGGCGATCGAAAGCGAGTTCGATGATCAGTGGATCGGTCggaattaaacgaaaagagaaaTCGAAGAAGGCGAGTTCAATGCTTAGTGGGTCGGGGATTGAAGAAGCTTACaataagaagaaaacagagaaaccGAATCCGTTCAATGTAGCGAATAATGATGTCTACAAAATTGAGCCGCCGCCGTCGAGCAAAAAGGAAACCAAACCCAATTCCGGCTATGAAAAACCCATTTCGATTCTGGAATTCATCGATTCGCCGCGGATTCATCCTGGTTTAGAATCGCCCATTCCGAGGTATGATAAAATGCCGTACGCTACGCCGTTGAGGACTCCTCGGAGGTTGACCAGTGGCGGCGGTACTGCTAAAGGAACTCCGATGCACGAAACGCCGCGAAGAGCGACGCCGTTGCAGGGGAGATCGTCCTATACGAAGAATAACGAATTTACTTATACCACGCCGAGGAAATCGAATTTGGCCGGCGCGTTTTTTACGGAATCGGAGCTTGGTCCTTCGCCGTCGGAGGTGGCGGCGAAAATGGCGATGCAGAAAATTGATGATAATGCGAGCTCGACGGTTGATGGGGCGAGCGTGAATGAAAGCGTTGAGGGTTTACAGTCGAAGCTGGAGAGATGGCGGACGGAGCTCCCGCCGGTGTTTGATCGTGGTGAGTCGCCGAGCTTTCCGACGAGTGAACCCCGACATAACCGTAGTCACAGCGACGGCGGTGGGTTGTTCTCCTGTTTTAGCAACATTTGCGGCTGCGAATGCTCCATCGTCTGCGGCGGATCACCAAAAACACCAAAGAAATCCGGCGGTAGCCGTGTTGCTCGGAGCCCATCGGCGGACAATGTGAGCTTCGTTTGAAAACGCGAAGAACATGAATTCTTTTCGGGTCGGGTTGAACCCGTGAACCTAAATGAAGTAACCcgaatcaaaatcaaaccaaaacgaaccgtttttctttattaacgTGGGCAGGTGGTCAAAAGACAAATTTAACCCTAACAGGATAAAGGAGGAAACACAATACAGAGACAGCCAGCCAGTGTCAGTAATGTCAATCTACAATCCCTCATTCTTTCTCTATActtgtttttccattttcctttttttttttccttctaataattcttttttttttttttaaactttaaattgaaaaaaaaaggaaaggaaatttttacttcatttttctataaatgtaattggattaatttgtaaaatattcttatatttatttttttcatgtgctgttgattattttttatttatagattttaatgttttttagaTCCCATTAGAgcatttaatttgtttaattaataaacttatttattaaaaaaaaactctatttttatgttttttttaaaaagataattagTATTGTacaaatttttgtaataaatacttaaaaaaagatgaaaattttatacctttataaatttgaattaaaaagttatttctaataaataaataaatcacacaaaatttaattgataaagTTATTTCTAGTCCTTTTCACGTTTTTCTCTCTCgagaaaaattataacatgTCACTCAACATAGAATCACTCTAAGACAAACACGTAATTTTAGAGttattatgattaaaataGAACGTGAATCTGGTGAAGAGCTTGAAGAAGGAACAAGGCTAAAATCTCTACAATATTTTACGGTCACCATCTTCTCGAGCAAGTCGGGTTTTGACATCCATGATTATCGATCCTCATCGAGTAGCTACGAACAATTGAACCATGGAAAATGTCATACTTCTTGATAGAACAAACTGAAGAACAGTATGAGATGAATTCAAAGCAAGGAAGACATACTCATTGAACAAAATCATCAGCTTTTGGCGTTTAGTTTCTCCAAGAgaatcttgtttagaagccCTGGATTTGCTTTACCTTTGGATGCTTTCATCACCTGGCCAGCAAAAAAGCCTTGCAGCTTGGTTTTGCCACCACGGTACTGTTCTAGCTGATTTGGATTCTCTGCTAGTACTTTCTCCACCATTCTCTCTATCTCGGCGGGATCAGCGATCTGCCAGTACAAAATAGCCAGAGATGATCATCGTTTCGGTTAGTTATTTGTGTCGTATTGTCGTTATCAAGTAAACTGTATACTAGCAATCGACTggcttcattctttttccttttctttggaTAAGAAATGAGAACGACTTCGTTGGCTACTCCAAAGGGACGAGGAGTCCCCTCCTCGAAACCGAAAGGAGTTGCAGGAAGACCTTCCTATCTAAGTTGATGATGTAAGTGGTGTAGTTACAAAAGAGTTTGTGTTGACTACTCCAGTTAGAGGCCGTGAATGGTACAaaactgtaacggcccaaacccaccgctagtagatattgtcctctttgggcttttcctttcgggcttcccctcaaggttttaaaaactcGTCTGCTAAGgtgaggtttctacactcttataaaaaatgtttcgttctcctccccaaccgatgtgggatctcacaatccatcaccccctttggggcccagcgacctcactgacactcgttcctatctccaatcaatgtgggaccccataatccaccccctttccaaacccagcgtccttaccagcacaccacctcgtgtccacccccttcgaggctcaatttcctcgctggcacatcgcccagtgtctggctctgataccatttgtaacagcacaagcccatcgctagcggatattgttctctttgggctttccctcaagagttttaaaacgcatctgctagggagaggtttccacacccttataaagaatgtttcgttctcctccccaaccgatgtgggatctcataatccaccccctttgtgggcctagcgtcctcgctggcactcattcctttcttcaatcaatgtgggaccccacaatccacccccttcgaggcccagcgtccttactagcacaccacctcatgtccaccccccttcgagacttagcttcctcgctggcacatcacccggtgtctagctctgataccatttgtaacagcacaagcccatcgctagtaaatattgttcttgtgaatgtttgattaatccaccacacctaaatggtgtgaaagttatcttatttataatcaactaaattacaagaatatggaaatagtaataaatggaaataacaatagatggaaagatacccatggcaataaggcaaatatctaatatttgccttataataaaatatcaaatataatatatatggtaaactataatttattactaaatatccttaacagttctctttgggctttccctcaaggtttttaagacgcatctactagggagaggtttccacacccttataaagaatgcttcgatctcctctctaaccgatgtaggatctcacattttttcTGACAAGATACGGttaaaagtctaaaaagcaaCCAATTCCGCTAATATTTAACATGGAGGATACTTGGAAGCCAAGGGAAAATAGTTATACTAGAAAATAATTCACAATTGGACTTTGATAATAAACAACTTGCCTGAACCAAATCCTTCTCTTTAATCAGCCCATTTACAGTTCCACCTTTAGCTAGCAACTCGAAAAGGATCTATACAGCATAAGCAAAGAAAAGGCATCAATAAAATGCAAACTGACAGAAGTCAACATTTAGACTATAACCAATCATTAAGTTTACCTCTTTCCCGATCTTTCCACTAATGGTACCACCTTTTATGGAAGCTATCAATTCAGCAAGCTCTTCTGGAGTGAGcttgatatcatttatagttagcttctcatttttcatgtaGGCTGCAATATCACCCATTATCCAGTTTGCAGCCAGCTTCACTTCAGCCCCCCTTGCAATAGTTGCATCAAAAAACTCAGCCACCTAGGACATCATGCAGCAAAAGTTCAACCAGAGCAAGTGTATTCTACCAATTTATGCTAATCAATGGTTTAAAAAGAATCATGATTTGTACTTTCGCTTgtttttgttgaggattgttgggagggagtcccacgttggctaatttagggaatgatcatgagtttataagtaaggaatacatctccattgatatgaggccttttggggaaagcccaagataaagccacgagagcttatgctcaaagtggacaatatcataccattgtggctCATGATTcataacatggtatcagagtcatgcccttaacttagtcatgtcaatagaatcctcaaatgtcaaacaaagggtgtactttgttcgaggactccagagaaggagtcgaacctcgactaaggggaggctgttcgagggctccataggcctcagggggaggctctatagtatactttgttcgaggggaggattgttgaggattgtttggagggagtcccacgttggctaatttagggaatgatcatcgGTTTATacgtaaggaatacatctctattggtacgaggccttttggagaagcccagaGCAAAGAAGAGTACTTTTTTTTGCCTCTAGTTGCGAAAATTTGCTcgtttttataaaaattctaaGAAACTCACACTAATGTCGTTTGCCAGGAAAAGCACATCCTGCATGCTCAGGCCCATACTCTCATATCTTCTACGCTTCATTTCTGGAAGTTCAGGCAAAGAATCACGGATATTATCAACATATTCTTTTGTGAGGATGACTTCGGGGAGATCGGGTTCTGGAAAATATCGATAATCAGAAAGtccttcctttttcctcattGTAATTGTTTTCTAAGCAATAGTACACAGGTGAGCACATGAGTGGACaagaataataagaataattgtAAGTTATGACTGATGATCAATGGAGAAGGTACAAAAACGTATGAAAAACCTGAGCGCCTTCTTCCCAGAGTCTGGTTTCCTGTACAATTTGATCACTTTGGCCTTGACTATGGAGAAGCACTTGtcttgaaatttcaaaatcaattgcTCTGCTCATGGATGAAAATGAGTTCAAGTTTTTTATCTCCACCTGCAAATCAATGTATGTTACTAAATATAGTGTAGAACTGCACACCACTAAATTTATCTTGCACACAcattttgtaacggcccaagccgaccgctagcagatattgtacaCTCTGGGCTTTTTCCTATtaggcttctcctcaaagtttttaaaacgcatctgctagggagaggtttcgacacccttataaagaatgttttgttctcctccccaactgatgtgggatctcacaattcacccccttcagacctagcgtcctcgctgacactcgttcccttctccaatcgatgtgggactcccaatccaccccccttcgaggtccagcatccttgctggcacaccgtcttgTATCCATCTCCTTCAAGACTCAGCCTCCcgtctggctttgatatcatttgtaacggctcaagcccaccgctagaagatattgtcctctttgggcttttccctttcgagcttcccctcaaggtttttaaaacgtgtctgctagggagagatttccacacccttataaagaatgcttcgttctcctccccacccgacgtgggatctcacaattcacccctttcgggcccagcgtcctcgctgacactcgttcccttctccaatcgatgtgggacccccaatccacccccttcaaggcccagatccttgctggcacaccatctcATGTCCATCTCCTTCAAGACTCAGCCTCccgtctggctctgatatcatttgtaacagcccaagcccaccactagtagatattgtcctctttgggcttttccctttcaagattcccctcaaggtttttaaaacgtgtctgctagggagaggtttccacacccttataaataatgcttcgttctcatccccaaccgacgtgggttCTCACGCATTTGGTCTACCCTTCACAAATAGTCCCTCATTCCCCACAATTGCTCGCCTCCTAATGTACTTCAACAGCTAACTATTATTTAAGAATCTTTGATCAATAGATCAACAAAAAAAGCATGCATAATTCACAAACATATGTCAGATTTGTATGTGCTAGAATAATTGAATCAAGGTAGGTGGTCATTCGTTGTTGATATTTATAAAGAAGCTAAGGATAGTTAAACTTCAACCACCCATCCAACTTAAATCATGAAACACTTCCTTAAGTGCCTTCTAATTACTGGTCACAGCACAGAAACAATACTTGTAAGAGAACTAAGCTACCTTTGTTCCAAACCGTGACTGCCCAATAGGTCGAACCGACACATTCACATCGCACCGAAGGGAACCTTCTTGCATGTTTCCATTACTTACACCCAAATATCGAACCAACCTCTGTAACTCAGCAGCATACTCTGCAGCTTCAATCCCAGTTCTCATGTCAGGTTCAGAAACAATCTCAAGCAAGGGTACTCCTGCCCTGTTCAAGTCAACCTGCAAATAACTTAAACAATGAATATAGCAGCCAAGGACAAATAAAAGCACGCCATAAAGAACTCGATGTATCGAAATTGGCCATAAAATGGGATCGAAATACATGTTTGGCAAGGCCATAGCTAAAATATGAGATAAGGGATGCAAAATTATTTCCTGAGAGTAGCTTCCACTTTCAGAGTGAAGCAGCTTTCCAGCATCCTCTTCCATGTGAACCCTGGTGATACCAAACCGCCTATGCCCTCCACCATACTCAATAGGAAGATCAAGGTCAATAAAACCGCCACTCGCAATTGGGACATCAAACTGAGATATTTGATAGCCCTTGGGAAGATCTGGGTAAAAGTACTGTTTCCTATCAAACTTTGAGTTGAAAGACAAACTGCAGTTTAGTGCAAGACCCAACTTCACTGCAAACTCAATCACTTTTGAGTTCAAAACAGGCAAGGCACCAGGAAGCCCCATGCAGATGGGGCAGATATTCGTGTTCGGTGAAACACCATAATTGTAAGGGCAGCTGCAGAATGCCTTGGTGAGAGTGGAGAGCTGAACATGGGTTTCAATGCCAATAATAGCTTCATAGTCCTTGGAGATTCTATCAATAATCTGTTTATCAAAATGTGGTGAAATTGCTATAGGCCTTTGCTTTTCTTGAGTTGCTGTTTGGGATTGAGAGGATTTCACAGAGAAATACAAAACTCTCCTCCTTTTAGTGAACAAAGCAGCAGGGTGAAGCAAGAAAGGATGGGTCCGAATGCATCTCAATCCTACAAATGCCATTTCTGTAGTCTCTGATCTTCTTCTACCATCAATCAGTTAAAAACACTGAAAAATGCATTGAGAATGAGATTTAAATTCACAATCTAAACAAccaacagagagagagaaaaccaacataaaacaaataagaCATTAACAATTGACGATCAATTAACCACtacaaaatatacaaaaagaatccaaaCCTTTCTTCACATAGGTGACAACGAGCGAAGCAGAGATGGAAGAGATCAAACACGGGAATAAGCAATCTCggcatttttttattttgatagaGGGGATGGAGAAAGTGGACAAAACAAAGTCGCATTTTCCGGTTGAAAAGATGAGTTCCTTTTTCGTCTTGCATTTCTTATCAAACAAATACGGAAAAATCATCATATTGAAAATGTTACTAACCCACCAAGCCCTTCCCTCGTAGAGCTGTGTATTGTAAGTAACCCGAACTTGCCTCGAACAAGCCTCCCATAAAGGCAAGTGAAGTTGGTGAGCCGTATGATGGCTAACTATCTCCTACCGTTCGGAGAGGACTCAACTCTTAGTTAGTATCTCCTTAGTTTTGGGGTGGATCCTAGGACATGGATTCTATATGAACCAATGAATCGTGACGAGTCGTTACTACTAGCAATGATTTCCTCTTTCATTACGTCATTACTTCATTCCTTCATCCTTTCAATATCCCTCTCCCTTGTTCTCAGTTACTCATCAAATGACATTCAGTTCATATCATTAAGTTCAATAATTGACAAGCCATTTCTATTTcaagacaagaagaaaatttaacaatgtaatgaattttttttaatccatctAATTATACAATCTATGGAAAAACATTACAAGCATATGCATCTCCTTGagcaaaaaataatttgaatgcCAAACTCTTCTGCACCACAAATGGAGAACGAGATGCAAGGCGATTAACAGAGACAGAAAGAATATGAAAGGTTCGTTGGACCTGAAGTTCATCGCCAACCACGCACATGTAGAAATGGACAGAATCAAAACGagaacagaagaagaagaagaagaaattttcaGACTAACCGAAATGAAATCTGCCGCCGGCGAGACCAGATTCCGGCGTTGGCCACTCTCTCTGCTTACGGCTGACTGAAATTCAGAGGGAGCCACCCGTTATCCGTTCAATTGCTTGCGTTTTAGATAAAAGTTCCCCAAtgtttttgtaaaaatatataaataaattgtaaaattacagctgtaaaaataaaattaaaaagaattatccCACCAtcaaaataccaaaattatttttagtttttaaaatcttgaaatttaaaattatttctttaaatttatcttCCTAAACAAcgtcaaaatttatgaaacgtCGTCGTATTTCTAactttttctatatatatatatattttttttttgtattttatttatttatttattatttttatttttttttaaagtagtTGCGATGGTAGAATCAGCGTAGTTTTCACTTGACATCAACGTTTAATCAAAGTAATTTAaggcatttatttattacaagaagaaaacgaaagcCGATGAGAAGAATAGAGAGCAGTTGAGTATAATTTCATTGAAACTCAAATGCGTCTTCTCTAGTCTGGAATTCAATTTCCACCCATTTCGCTTGATTACCCACGAACTGATTTTTTGTTCCAGTTCATCAGCACGGACCCATCTTGATTTTGTAGATCATCGCCGTCATCTGCGGCGGAATTCTCTGGTGTTGCTTCCAAGTTCTGCGGCGGCGATGTGAATATCCATTGAGAGTAtttgtagaagaagaagaatatggaGACCCAACAGTCAGGGAGGTTGAGATTCTCGTTTAGGAATGCGACCGTAGCTGTGTGCTTGTTGAACCTGGTGGCGGCTTTTCTTATGCTTCAGGGTTTTTTGTTTGCTGCCTCTTCCCGCAATAGATCCTCCTccacaaaccctaatttgggtTCGTTTCCTTCACCTCTCTGGAATTTTCTCTTCATTGCTTTTCTGATTTCTGCAAATTCTTTGTGAAgtaatctaaatatttattgttttcttagGTTTGATTTTTAGTGCATCAAACTGATTCTAATGAATGTTTTTGCCGCTGATCAGAGATGCTAGGGTGATATTTTGAACTGACTATGCTTGTGGGTGGATTGCTTAGATGAGGGCTTAGGTATCATGAActacaagaaaacaaaaaattgcgTAGGAGTGTTggggattgttgggagggagtagGGGGgtgcattgtgagatctcacatcgattagatAAGGGAACGAATGTTAGCAAGAACGCTGGGTTCTGAAGGGGGGttgattgtaagatcccacattgattggataAGGGAACGAATGTTAGCGAGAATGCTGGTTCCGTAGGGgggcacccttataaagaNacgagaatgaagcattttttgtaaggatgtggaaacctctccctagcagacgtgtattaaaaccttgaggggaagccccggaagggaaagtccaaagaggaggACAATTTCTGCTAGTGTtggatttgggccgttacaaatggtattagagccaaacaccggggggtgtgctaacgaggacattggccctaaagggggtggattgtgagatcccacgttggttggagaggagaaggaatgaaacatttttttataagagtggaaacctttctccagtagacgcattttaaatcttgaggggaaggatggaaggaaaagcccaaacaagagaatatctactagcggtggacttgggctattacatccacattggctaattaagggagtgatcatggatttataagtaaggaatacatttccactggtacgaggccttttggggaaatcGAAAGTaaacccatgagagcttatgctcaaagtggacaatatcataccattgtggagacaTAGCCTGTTAGGAGTCACGAtcctctacaatggtatgatattgtccactttgagcataagctctcatgggtttgtttttggtttcccgaaaaggtctcatacctgtggagatgtattccttacttataaacccgtGATGATTCCGTGatgactccctcccaacaatcctgtTAGGAGTcaccctcccaacaatcctatGTCTCCCTCCCAGTGGAGACATAGCCTGTTAGGAGTCACGACCCTCTACAATTGTTTGTCTAAATCTAAATGTACTTATTAACCGAACTTTTCAAtggaaaaaaattgttgtCTGAATTGTTCAGCCCTCCTTTGTTTATGCTCTATACTTCTTGACAGAGCCTGTTAGGAGTCACGATCCTCTACAATTGTTTGTCTAAATCTAAATGTACTTATTAACTGAACTTTTCAATGGAAAAAatttgttgtatgaattgtTCAGCCCTCCTTCGTTTATGCTCTATACTTCTTGACAGAGCCGGTTAGGAGTCACGACCCTCTACAATTGTTTGTCTAAATCTAAATGTACTTATTAACTGCCCTCCTTTGTTTATGCTCTATACTTCTTGACATCACTTGTGTGATTAACTTAGATAATGGGTGAAATTTCATAAATCTAAATGTACTTATTAACTGAACTTTTCAATGGAAAAAATTTGTTGTCTGAATTGTTCAGCCCTCCTTCGTTTATGCTCTATACTTCTTGACAGAGCCGGTTAGGAGTCACGACCCTCTACAATTGTTTGTCTAAATCTAAATGTACTTATTAACTGCCCTCCTTTGTTTATGCTCTATACTTCTTGACATCACTTGTGTGATTAACTTAGATAATGGGTGAAATTTCATAAATCTAAATGTACTTATTAACTGAACTTTTCAATGGAAAAAATTTGTTGTCTGAATTGTTCAGCCCTCCTTCGTTTATGCTCTATACTTCTTGACAGAGCCGGTTAGGAGTCACGACCCTCTACAATTGTTTGTCTAAATCTAAATGTACTTATTAACTGCCCTCCTTTGTTTATGCTCTATACTTCTTGACATCACTTGTGTGATTAACTTAGATAATGGGTGAAATTTCATACTGCAGATCAACTGAAGTATATCAGGGAATCAGAAGAGATTCGACTTGCCATGCAGCCATTGGAACTGATTAAAAGGGTAAGCATCTCAAGTATATCCTATAACCCATCAAAGCACAAGACATAAGTCTCATGAGTAAATaaaaaccgaaccgaacctcctgtgaaaagaaaagaaagaaacgacAACGATGACTGAAAAATCGTCTAAGCAAACTTTATGAATTGAATTTAACCTATGGAGATGATTCGGTTTAATAAGtttttatgtgagatctcacatcggttggagaggagaacgaagcattcttaataagggcgtggaaacctctcccacgtgttttaaaaaccttcacgggaagttcgaaagggaaagtccaaaggggaaatatctgctagtggtgggcttgggctattacaaatgatatcgagccagacattgggcggtgtgccagcgaggacgttgggccccgaagggggagtggattgtgagatcccacaccgactggagagggaaatgagtGTCGGCAAGGAcactgagccctgaaggggactggattgtgagagatcttacatcggttggagaggagaatgaagcattctttataacgatgtggaaacctctccctaacatgcgcgttttaaaaaccttgtggGGTTGGACGGTTACATTTTTAGGTTTAGTTTACACCCTGATGTCTCTGCATATTCggaattttcttttgcattgaagtttgaatttcattATTGTGTTCAGGTAAGGGAAATTCAGCAGGAAGCATACTATGAAAGTGAAGATATACAAGAGAAAGACTCCAAGCAGAATGCTGCCATTGATCTTTCTAAGAGATTGAAAGACTTCCGTTCTCTCAATGATGCTTCCAACTTAAAAGGTACCATTTTTAGGCTCTGAAATCATCTCCCTCCCCAGCTTCACCCTCCACTATAACATCCAAAATCAGAACAACCGAATTGGTTCGATTTCattaaatccataattttGAGTTCAACAACATATGATGTAGAGAAATTTGAACCTCTAACCTCTCGATTGAGAGTATATGTAATCTATTCATTTATGCTCGGGTCaactaatttcataaaatatagaaTCAAACATTAGTATATCAGTTTAGTGCGATAGCTTTTTAAAATT is a window encoding:
- the LOC111778147 gene encoding uncharacterized protein LOC111778147; protein product: METQQSGRLRFSFRNATVAVCLLNLVAAFLMLQGFLFAASSRNRSSSTNPNLDQLKYIRESEEIRLAMQPLELIKRVREIQQEAYYESEDIQEKDSKQNAAIDLSKRLKDFRSLNDASNLKALEEWRKRKMERARVREMEKNGTLRSPTSKSV
- the LOC111779228 gene encoding glutamyl-tRNA(Gln) amidotransferase subunit B, chloroplastic/mitochondrial-like; protein product: MAFVGLRCIRTHPFLLHPAALFTKRRRVLYFSVKSSQSQTATQEKQRPIAISPHFDKQIIDRISKDYEAIIGIETHVQLSTLTKAFCSCPYNYGVSPNTNICPICMGLPGALPVLNSKVIEFAVKLGLALNCSLSFNSKFDRKQYFYPDLPKGYQISQFDVPIASGGFIDLDLPIEYGGGHRRFGITRVHMEEDAGKLLHSESGSYSQVDLNRAGVPLLEIVSEPDMRTGIEAAEYAAELQRLVRYLGVSNGNMQEGSLRCDVNVSVRPIGQSRFGTKVEIKNLNSFSSMSRAIDFEISRQVLLHSQGQSDQIVQETRLWEEGAQKTITMRKKEGLSDYRYFPEPDLPEVILTKEYVDNIRDSLPELPEMKRRRYESMGLSMQDVLFLANDISVAEFFDATIARGAEVKLAANWIMGDIAAYMKNEKLTINDIKLTPEELAELIASIKGGTISGKIGKEILFELLAKGGTVNGLIKEKDLVQIADPAEIERMVEKVLAENPNQLEQYRGGKTKLQGFFAGQVMKASKGKANPGLLNKILLEKLNAKS
- the LOC111778500 gene encoding uncharacterized protein LOC111778500, whose translation is MSILNPFQLLELNVISAQDLAPVSRSMRTYAVAWVHPDRKLSTRVDTHGHNNPTWNDKFVFRVDDEFLHTDTSAVMIEIYALHWFKDIHVGTVRILVGNLIPTQPRLHQFSQQPQVGMRFVALQARRPSGRPQGILNIGVALLHSSMRSMPLYSQLSTSAIGYRDLMGEEDGFHNNRSHGTPTATTLPKMRRSKSDTSSMMGSELRGSEIMGKTTKSKASSMVDGSENSKTKKKGRSKASSMISGSVGIKRKEKSKKASSMLSGSGIEEAYNKKKTEKPNPFNVANNDVYKIEPPPSSKKETKPNSGYEKPISILEFIDSPRIHPGLESPIPRYDKMPYATPLRTPRRLTSGGGTAKGTPMHETPRRATPLQGRSSYTKNNEFTYTTPRKSNLAGAFFTESELGPSPSEVAAKMAMQKIDDNASSTVDGASVNESVEGLQSKLERWRTELPPVFDRGESPSFPTSEPRHNRSHSDGGGLFSCFSNICGCECSIVCGGSPKTPKKSGGSRVARSPSADNVSFV